DNA sequence from the Leptospiraceae bacterium genome:
CGGAAAAGAGCTTTCTCTTCGGTGCGAATCCTGTAAAAAAGAATAATAAAATTAGCAATAGAAAAAATGATAAAAGAATAAAACGCGGAATGAAACAAAGAAAGCCCTATAATTTCTAAAATTACGACAAGATAATTCGGATGACGTATATAGGAATAAATTCCTTCTGTTACTATACTATCGGTTTTTTCAGGATTCACAATTACCCGCACATTCCAATTCTCCCTCATGATATACAAAACATGGAATCTCAAAATAAAAGCAAGGCATAAAATTCCGGTACTCAGAGCAAGTAAAATTATAGAAAGTTCTCTTTGGAAATAAAAGACTTCTAAAGGGACTGCGATTAAAAACGAGCTGTGGAGTAAAAAGAAAAAGGGAAAGTAGAATTCTTTTTCTTCTGTTAATACTTCATTTTCCTGTCTTTTACGAAGATTTCTCCTTGCCAGAACAAGTTCTGAAAGCCTCATAATGGCGGTAATACAAAAAAGAAGTAAAAGGATTTTATATGAAGTTGACATATTCAAAGATTCCTATATTCGGATAACCATTAATCAAATAATTTTTGATCTGAGACTGTTATGTTACAGGTGCCTTTTCCTGCCGTTAAAAAAAATTGAAACGTATTCGGCCTTCGACTACTTCGATTAATTAAAATTGAACTCGGCTTATAGACCAGAGTATCATTAGCACTGGTCTGACAACTATCTCCAAATTGTTTTACACTGAATATGGTAGCACAGGCTATATTGATATATAGAACCTCTTCTAAGGGAAGTTCTACCCTGAATGCTTTTGTATCAACAAGGTTTTCATAGGTAATTTCATAGCCTTTAGAAGCTTCTAATAAATTTTCTTCTCCAAATTGGTTTTTATACGGTTTATAACAATCTATATAAATATCTTCTGCTGCGCAAAAAAATCCACTACGGAAAGCACCACAATCCCCATCGGGTTTCAATACATATAAAAGACCGGAATAGGCCCCGGTCGGAACTTTCACCAGAAGATCTTTTGATGTCCATTTCTGGATAAGCTCGTAGTTTTCCTGTATTTCTGTAGAGCTTAATTTATTTCCATAGTCATTCACAATTTCAGCGCTGAGAGTATTGATTTTGACCGTATTATTTTCAGCAATGGGTTCGAAGTTTTTTCCTTTTATCAGGATAACCGAAGCAGTAAAATAGGTAGGAATGGTAGCCAGACCGGAAAAATTAAGCCCTCCGGAACTACTCTGACGCGTACTGGCCCTTACACTTTCGGAAGTAGGAAAGAGATACTGGTCGGTCGTAATGGCAGGATATACCCTCTGTGGCTCAATAGACGTTATTTCTACGTTATTGACCGGGATACGAACTCCAAGAATTCCGGATTCCAAAATCACATTCTTCATAAAATCACCCTTTGGATTCGGGTCATCCTTACAGGCTCCGAAGATAAATAGGATGAAAAGGAATAATAAGTTTTTCATAATGACAGTCCTATTCAATTTACTAATCTGTTGTAATTTTAAGCCCTGATTTTTATTATGCAAGAAAATAATAACTATGCCCGTTATTTTAAAAAAAATCCAGAACAATCACGTAGAGCTAAGATTTAACCGGCCTGAACTGAGAAACGCCATCAGCCGGGACTTATTAAACGAATTTCAATCCGCTCTTCTCGAACTCAAAAGTAGGGAGGAAATCCGTTCTTTAGTCCTTACCGGCGAGGGCGACAGGGCTTTTTGTGCCGGTGCCGACCTGAAAGAGAGAAAGCAGATGTCTCCGGAAGAGGTACGAAGCTTTTTGCGTGATTTTCGAGACAGTCTCGGACTTTTAGAATCTTTACCCTTCCCAACTATAGCCGTTTTAAATGGGGATGCATTCGGAGGGGGTTTGGAGATTGCCCTGGCCTGTGATATACGACTCGCAGTAGAACACGCTATAATGGCTTTACCCGAAACAAAATTAGGAATCATTCCCGGTGCCGGGGGAACCCAGAGGCTTGCAAGGCTTATTGGCCTGTCAGGGGCAAAAGACATGATTTTCACAGGTAGATTTTTAAATGCAGGAGAAGGAAAAGAATACGGAGTAATTAACCGGGTTTTATCCTCAGCCAATACGGAGAAAGAGCTGGAATCATACCTATCCGGGATTTATGAGGCAGCTCCTCTTTCTTTAAAGTTTGCTAAAAAAGCTATAGAAATAGGTTTTGAGACCTCCCTGGAGAAGGGTCTGGATATAGAAAAAGAGTTTTATGAGAAAACTCTCGGGACAAAAGATAGACTGGAAGGTCTCGAGGCCTTTGCCGAAAAGCGAAAACCGGTTTACAGGGGAGAATAATGATACTCACAGGAAATGAAATAAAAGACAGGCTAAATAAAGATATTTTCATCCAGCCTTATGATGAAAAACTTCTGAATCCCAATTCGTATAACCTTCGTTTATACGAGGAATTAATGGTTTATACCCAGACTCCACTCGACATGAAAAAACCCAACCCGACGAAACTCCTTAAAATTCCGGCGGAAGGTTTGATTCTGGAACCGGGACGACTTTATCTCGGAAGAACCCTTGAATATACAGAAACTCATAATTTAGTTCCCATGCTGGAAGGTCGTTCTTCTATCGGCAGACTCGGCATGTTTGTACATATTACTGCCGGTTTTGGAGATGTCGGTTTTAAGGGTTTTTGGACCTTAGAAATATCCGTTATTCAGCCCCTTATTATTTATCCCGGCATTCCTATCTGCCAGATTTTTTATCACACCGTTACCGGCAATATTACTGAATACGATTCCGGAAAATACCAGGGAAATACAGGAATCCAGCCTTCTTATTTGTATAAGGATTTTGAGTGAAAGATAGATGCGAGTTTTTTTTCGTCATCTGAAGAAACCGGCTCGATTGCTCTCTTTCTGCATTATCTTTGTTTCTATTTTCCCCTTTCCGCTTTTCTCCAAATCTCCCTCGATTCTTGGTTTTTGGAGGACGATAGATGAAAAAGGAAATCAAAAATCTATAGTAAAAATTTTCCAACAGAACGGAAAACTCTACGGTAAAATCGTAGGACTCACGGAACCCTACGACAAAGATGGAAAACAAAAAGTCTGTACGAAATGCAAAGGTGAGGAGAAAAATATGCCTCTTATTGGTCTTACCATTATCAAAGGTTTAAGACATAATGGCGAAGCCTATGTGGGAGGAACCATTCTCGATCCCATTTTCGGAGAAGAATATGATTGTCGGCTCAAAATGAAAGGGGAAAACCTCGAAGTCTACGGTTTCATCTACTCGAATCTTGTAGCTCGAATGCAAATTTGGATAAGATAAAAAAGAAAAAATTAAAAGATCTCTTATTAGAAAGAGGTCTCTGTGATAACGAACAAAAAGCACGTTCTTTGATTCTCTCCGGTTCGGTACTGGTGAATGAAATAAAGGTGAACGGTGAAAACCGCTTATTTAAAGAGGACGTCCAAATTCGTCTACTTCATGTAATTCCGGAATACGTCAGCCGTGGTGCCTATAAACTCTTAGGGGGTTTTGAAGCGTTTCCGGTGAATGTCCAGGATAAAATTTGCCTTGACCTGGGAGCTTCCACAGGTGGCTTTACGGAAATCCTCTTAGCTAATGGTGCAAGAAAAGTTTATGCTTTTGACGTGGGTTACGGACAACTGGCCGGAAAATTACGAAACGATCCGAGAGTAGTGGTTCATGATAGATTCCATATAAAGAATCTGAGTCTTTCCTGTCTGGACGAGAAAGATATATCCGAGCTTTTCATAGTAATGGATTTAAGTTTTATTTCCCTGAAACGAGTATTTCCAACTATTCAAAATCTTAAATTAGAATATTCGGAATTACTAATGGAAGGAATCAGCCTTTTAAAACCTCAATTTGAATGCAAGGGACAGGAATTAGAAAAAGGTATTGTAAGAGATCCCCGTGTTCACTTTAAAGTCATACGGAAAATCTGGCGGTTTTTAAAGAACCATGCAGGTGTGCGGCATCTTCAAATTGCCGATTCCCCGATACGGGGAAATTCCGGGAACCGGGAGTTTTTACTTTATTGGAAAATGTAAACCCTTGTCGACCTATGAGTGGAGATTTGGTAAGAATAGGCCACCGAATCTTCTCTCGTTGGCACAGCAGCTACTCTATTGTACAACTAAGTCTAAATCAAACTTCAAGAGCATCTTTTAAATACTCCTGCAAACGCCCGGTATTTTTATTATTCTTTTTTCTTATAGTAGGGTCTATAATTTGTAAAAGCCAGTCTGATTTTTGACCGCTATAGTGTTCTATTAATCTTTTTTCGACAGCGGCAGGTTGCCAGACAGAAAGTCTTTCCAGTCCCATACACTCTTCTATTGTTGCTTTTCTTCTATTGCCACTTTGGACAATTTCAAAGACTTCCGGATTTAGAGTATCCTGAGCAAAGCGGGGTGGCTCTATTAGTAGCGATTCTTCCAGAGGAATTTTTCCAATTTTTGTAACCCTCCGGTAAACCCACCTTCACAAGCTCCAGGAAGTGTGCTACGCTTGGAGCATGAAAACATCACCAAACTGGGAAGAAAGAATTGGCAATTTTCCTATTCTCCCAGTGGTGCAAGGGCAAGTGCAATTTATTATACTCTGATTGAAAATGCAAAACTATGCGGTCTGGATCCTTACCAATATCTTAAAATCGTTTTTGATGAGATAGTGAGAAATCCCAATTTCGATCCGAAAGATTTGACTCCTCAGGCTATCGCAAAAAAACTAAAAGAAGACTCAGCAGCTACAACTTAAATTCTACCTCCGGGGCCCGGTGCAACCGGGGGGTGGGTTCATGATACGCTTACTTTTTCCATATCATTTAAACGGGAATAAAACGGATGGAAAGTATATTTGGCTACCTAAACCAATCTCGGTAGCTAATGTTTCTTTGTTATATAAATTATGCTTTTGTAATTTTTTCTCCTATATATACAATGTAGATTTGTTTATTCCCTTCATCATCTTCAATTCTATCCGGCCAGGTAAAGTGGATTCGGTATTGATCATTAAAAGCTCTCGCTTTTCCGTGCCAGGGGCAGAAAACTTGAGTTCCATTAATATCAAAAGTTAATCCAGTTTGAAACTTATTTTTATTTGTTTGTGACTCATCTGAAAAATCTGCTTTTTCTCCCTGAAAATATTGTTTTATGATTTCAAGTCCTCTTTGGTTTAATCCACCCAGAAAATCAAAACAAGAAGATAGTTCATTTAAAATTGATAATAGGCTGGATAATTTTTTCATTAATGCTGAATTGAAAGGAAACTTTTTAATAGGCTCAAATGTATTTTCAGTATATTTTACTTCTGTATTATGTTGTTTCATTTGACTTTCCCATTTTTCCCAGGAGTCAGGTTGAACTTCAGGGTAAGCGATTTTTACCTGAGGTAAGTTCCAATAATTTTCTATATTTATTTTAGAACTTTTAGTGCTATTTAGATGATGGGTAACTTCGATAGGTGTAAAATTATATTTTGAAGGTTTAAAAGATACCGTAGAGGAATCAATACCATCCTCATTTTTAAAAGCTACCTGTGCCAATGAAAAATCTGTAATAATGCCAGAAATATTATCTTCATAATATTCATCAGGGTTGTGAATAGGAGGATTAGATTCCCAAAAATGACCGGATTTTTGTAGCCAATTTAAAATTACTCTTTTAAAGTTTTTGTCATTATAAGCTGAAATTGCTTGTAAAAAATTCATTGAATTTGAAATTTGCCTGTTTTGTAATTTTAAACTAATGTATACAGCAAAACTATGATTTCTTAAATAAGAGTTCATATTGTATAGATTTCTTAAACTTATAATAAAATCATTTTCATTAGAAAATTGACCGTGTAAAGAAAGTTCATTGATATAAAAGTCCATATCTATTCTCCCCAATCAGTAAAGTATTCAAGATCTTTATCAAACTGGTCAAAAAAGCCTTCCGGCCAAAAATCTAAATTTCCTTTTTGATCTACAGAAGGGTTTGTAATTTCTGCATTTCCTTCTTCATTGGTTTGGAAAAAATAAAACAGCACATCTTGAGCTTTAATTTTTTCCTGTTTTAAGGCTTTTCTCACTCCGTTTAGTACATGATCGCTATGTGTCTCAAAGATAACTTGAATTCCTGCTGATGCAATTATTGCGAGAAAATAGCCTACCATAGATTGTCCTTCAGGATGGAGATGTGATTCAGGATTTTGAATTAGGACTACATTTTTTTCTTTCTGTCCGATGCAAGCGGTAATGATAGGTAGTAGGTGTGTAATCCCAAAACCAACATTTTGCGGTCGATGAAACCTGCTGGTTCGGTTGGTTCGGATTCCCATAGTAACCACATTCGCATCATTTACAACATTGATCTGCATTTCAAATCCCGGAAAAAAATCATTCATCCAGCCTTCTACCTGACGAATCAACTTATTATCATATTCTTTTTTTTGTATCTTTGTTGAAATCTTTTCATTTCCAAATTCATGTAAATACCATGGAGTATACTCACCCATAGAACCGATTGTTTTAGTCGAAGTTGTTGGATATGAATAAACTTCTCTGGGACCTATTCTTTCAGCAGATAAAAAAAATAAGTTTCTCAATTTTTCTAATATATTAGAATCATCTTTATATTTTTCTATAGGTAAAAGATAAGAAAGCAAATCATTAGACTTATACCTATATTGAATATTATTGGAATGAGCTTCTTTCAATTGGAAAAAGGGTTTATTCTTTTCATCAGGTATATCAAATTTCCAATGGATAAACTTATCATCTTTTGTTTCAATCTTTATTCCAATTTCATTTCTTCCATAAATATCATTCACAATACTACCGGCAGTTCCTAAAGAAACATTTCTACCTTCTAAGAGTAATCGGTCGTTTGATCTATCATCAAGAAATGTTTGGTTTAATAAAGCCAAAGATTGCAGAATAGAAGACTTTCCGGAAGAGTTTAAACCTGATATTAACGTAAGTGGTGCAAATGGCACTTTTACATTTTTAAAACATTTAAAATATTCCAGCTCTAAAGAACTTATCATAAATACTCCTTGTAGGCTTCTTCTACTATTTTAAATCTGGTAGTAATATTTTTGGTACTATTTGTAGATATGGTAATTGTATTTACGAATTCTTGATTTTCCATTAACTGATAAAATATTTTTCTTAAACTCTCTTCTCTTCCGGAAATTTTATCTTTTTGAATTTTCGTAAATAGTATTGAGAATACATCAAAAAGAGCAACGTTAATTGGATTTTTTCTATTCTCTCCTTCTATGCGTTTACGAAAAGTAAACTGTCCGAAAACCTTATAATTTAATTCCATACTAATTTTAAATATAGATGAAAGTTTTTCTTGCTCTTTTGGATTTTCAAAAAGAGTATTAAGATGATCTAACGTTTCCGCTAAAAAGGAATCCATATCTCCTTTATATTTTTCTATTCCAAAAATATAGAAACCAGCAAACCGATTTACAATTTCCCTGTCCCTCATTGTTTTAGGATTGATACTTTGACCTGTAGCTTTTTGAAAGACTTCCGTTTTTACCTGTTCTCTTAACCATTGGGTAGCAGAACCTACATAAATACAGTTTCTCATCTGTTGTCTTGTTAATGGTTCTCCACTGTTTACCCTTTCAAAAATATCCAACTGGGCTTTTGGAGGAACTTTGGAATCTATTAAGTAGATAATTAAATTTGTATCTTCTATCCTGTTTTGAAAGATAGGAGATAGGTCTTTAAAGAATTTACCATTTAATTCAGGTCGATGTTCTAAACCTATTAATTTGAATTCATTATTCAAATATTGTTCAAATGTTGTAAGTCTCTGCAAACCATCAACGATAGCAGTGGTTCCGTCGATTTTTTCAGCAAGATAAAAAACAGGTAATGGAATTCTTAGTAAAGTAGATTCGATTAGTTTACTTTGCTTTTTCTGATCCCAGACAAAATCTCTCTGGTAATCAGGAATCGTTAGGTATTGACCACTTTTTATTCTTCTAACAATTTCAAAAACACTACGTGATTCCTGACGGATTAAAAAGCTATCAATAGGATAATCGCTTTTCTCATCCGGGTTCTCTTCCGGTTCTTCATACTTGTTTTCATCTATTTGCATATTTTACTCTCTTATTATTTCTCTCTATTTTTCAAATTTTAAACCGAATATAATTGAATTAAATATTTATCCTTTTTGTAAATTTTATAATTGGATTAAAACCATATTCAATAACTTTTTGGTTCCAAAACTCTAAAGCCAGTAGTATTTGTATTGAGTTTATTTCTAAAATTTCATTAAATTCGTGACCTTCATCTACAATAAACCATAATCCAATATTCTTAACATCGTAGGAATTATCTAAAATATTATCCTGTACAATAAACTCTAATGCTATTTTTGATTGTTCAATATTGTATATTATTTTTTCTTTTTCATCTCTTTTAAAAAATTTAACTGACCATATCGTGTTATCTTTATATAAGTCTGCAACTTCTAATCTATAGTTACGTCTGACTTGGAGTAAAGATTCTATTTGTGTTAGTTCTCTGTCCATAAGTATATAGCCATTTCTAACTTGTGAACCATTAAAGTAATACTCCCTATAGGTTATTCTATCACCTATGTAACCTGGAGCATTAATTTGTCTTTCTTTTTCTTGCTTCCATTGTAGGTAATTTTGTTCATTAAAATCATTTTGTTCTCTTTCAAGTGTAATGTTATTAATTGACCTTTTAAGATATTCCATGAAAGTATTATTAAATTTTAACCACTCTCCTTCTTTTAAAAAGTAGTTTACACCATCAATATCCATAAAACAATCTAAAACTTCCTTGATGGGAATAGTAAACCCTCTACTTTCATTAGTGAATAGTTTTAACTTTACTTTATCTATATCATAGTTTTCATCAATAGAATTTAAAAAATCTCGAACATGTCTAATCGTAAGTTCTCCTTCTATTACTTCTCTTATATAACGATTATCCTGACGTCTATAGCTAAGTTGAAATTTGGATGAAAGATAATTAAAGCAAAAATACACTCCATAAACAGTAAACTCTTCAATAATTGTTTGTAAATTTTCATTTAATATCTGTTCGAGAAGATTATTATTTAATTCATTTATAATATCTTCCTCTATTACTTTTTCTAATTTTGGGATTTCAATAGTTGGTTGATTTTCTAATTGCTCTTCAATATTATTTAAAAGCTCAGTTAAGCCAAGAGGGTTAAGGTTACTAGTAATTTGTATTGAATCTGCGAATATGATATTACTTTCTCCCCACTGCTCTATATCAGCAGATTTCATTTTTAAATGTTCTATTGACTCCCCTGGTTTATAGTTCCCTAAACTGAATTCATTATAAGAAGTAATTTCTTGACGCTTACCTCCTACGAAGTACCTGCTTTTTTTTAATACCATTGTTTCTTCAGAAGCTATCCTGACAGCAACATTAATGCCAAAATTTCTTTCAATATATTTATTAATGTAAAAATGTGCTTTTCCAAGACTAACTATATATATATTCTCATTGTTTTCGTCTTCTATCTTTGAGATCAGTAGTAGAGCAAAATAAGATTTTGTTTCAGGTATTTCTACATCTTCTTCAAAAAATTCTACAAATGTTTCATACCATGATAATGGCTTACTATGTGGAGTAACAGAATAGTAAAATTCAAATGAATATCCTTCATTTTCTCTTGTCTGTTGTAACTCCATACCAACACTTTCTATTTTTTCAATCAGATCATCTTTACAGCCTTGTTTTAATTTATAAATATTATAATTATTAGACATAATTCTCCCCCTCCTCACACCAGCATCTCCGGTAGTACGTTCACAATCTTCATTGTTTCCAGACTAACTGTAATCACCCGCTGGAATAGTTCCAGTGGATATTTGGGGTTGTTCTCTGTCTCTATGCCCCAGAGGTTTGCGTCGTTGGTGATGCCGCTTGCTTTGTCGGTTTTAACGCAGTAGCGTTCGACAATCCAGTCAAGTGCGGGTTTGCCATTGACAATGTAGTCGTAGGCTTCAAGAGGAATTTCACTCAGGCTGATGTATTCGTTGTAGATTAACCTGGTTCTGTCTTCTTTCTTACCGGTTTTACCATATTTCATCTGGGTTACATAATAATGCTCCGGCTTGAGGGCCAAAGCTCGCAGACCTTTGGCTACATGAATGGAAACCGGATACGGTTTGACCGTTTCATAACCAATATGCAGTTTCGCTAAATCCCTACCGGCTTTTGAGAAAGCTTGGAAATCCTCGATTCTTTTCACACAGGGAATGCGGGGTAATTCTTTGGAAAGGTTGTCGGCATATTTCTCGCGGTAAGTGGGAGAATGCAGGAGTCCGTAGATGTAATAGAAAATATCCTCTTTGCTGATTTTCTCTTTGGGATAAGCTTTCTGAAAATGAGCTAGACCCTCGTCGGTGATTGCATAACGCTTATTAGATTTAGAAGAAGATTTAGAGAACAAATTATCTTCCTTAGCTTCTGCTTTGTCGTAGAGGTAGAGAGGAAAGCCCTGTCCACCGGAATGTTGCATATTCAAATCAGGAATTGTATCGACCATTACAACAGAAAAATCTTTGCCACTATTTCCCAAACCACTCATGTACATCACTAAATTCTCCGAATCTGCTTCGGGAAAGATTTGTGGCATTTGGTAGACCATATCATTAAATATTCTTGAGTAATACATATTTTGTTTAAAAAAAGGTCTGTAATATGATTTCACCAAACTGCTTTTTTCATAATTTCGTTTATTAAATTTAGCTAAATCATTTTTAGTGCTCCGCACCCAACTAAGTTTTGTAGTGTTGGTATTTATAAAATCATCGACTTTTGGGTATTTATCTTTTTGCTTTCCTTTACAGGCTTTGCTATACCTATCTACTTCTGAATTATAGAAATCTATCATTTCTTTTACAGAATGTATTAACTCTTTTTGAGAAGAATTATAAACCCAGGGATCGCGATTGGTTTTAACACCTGCTGAATAATTCTCAAATAATACTGTTTGTGTTTTATCTTTTTTATTCCCAAGAGAAATGTATTCATAAAAGCTATCGTCTCTCTGGTTGAGCCAGTCGTTGTATTTATCGGGTGTGATTTTTTTCCATAGCTTTTGCTTTGTGATTCCTTCTATGCTTTGCAGATCTTTGATTTTATCCAGCTTTTCTTGCTGGCTAAGATAGTCGCCTATGTCATGGAGATAGATATTTCCTTGTTTTTTAGCCTTCGGATTTTTAACTAAGATTGTGATAGCAATAGGAGTGCGAGTACCCTGTCCAAATACATTGTCCTTTTCTTTTCTTCTTAATTCTCCTGATGTTCTGGCATTGCCCCTTAAATGAAATATATAGATACTACTAAACTCATCCTGCAAACATTTTCTTACTCCACTCATGGCATTTGATTCAGTAAATCCTGCATTGGTGATAAAGCCCATGACTCCGCCATTGTTGCCGATTCTATCACTTGCCCAGCGGATAGCACGGATGTAGGAATCATAGAGTGCGTTTTTGTTTGTGGAAGTAGAATGTCTTACATAAGTCTCTTCTATCCTCGCATCTAATGCCGGGTATTTGATGTTCTGGTTGTTGTCATTAGCACTGCTCTGCCCTGCTGAGTATGGTGGATTGCAGATGATTACTTTTATCGGTAAAGACTTTTGTCTTTTTCTCCTTTCGCTATTATCCACCAGAACCCGACTGATTAGATCCTCTTTCTCATACAACTGAAAAGTATCGGTTAGTAGTATGCCTTCAAAGGGAATGTAATCGTCCTGCAAGCTATGCAAGCTGGAAGCTTGCGATACAATGTCGTGGTAGGTGGCTTCGATGTTGATAGCTGCTATGTAATAGGCGAGGAGAACTATCTCATTCGCGTGAATCTGGTTTTTATATTTCTTCTTTAGTTCCGCAGGGCTGATTAACCCGCTTTGCATTAACCTTGTAATAAAAGTTCCTGTGCCTGTGAACGGATCCAGAATATGCACCTTATCCGAACCGAGAGTTTGGCCAAATTCCTGTTTTAAAACATCATTCACACTGTGGATGATAAAGTCTACCGCCTCTACCGGAGTATAAACAATGCCCAGTCTATCCGTCAATCGTGGAAAAGCATTACGAAAAAATTTATCATACAGTTCTAATATAATCTTTTGTTTGCCTTCTGCATTGTCTATTCCTTCCGCACGAAGTTTCACAGAAGCATAAAAACGTTCGAGAGTGTCCGCTTCTTTTTGAATATTATGCTTTTCTAATTGCTTTAACACCTTATCCATTGCCATAGAAACCGGATTCTGTTTGGCAAACTCATAACTGCTAAAGAGAGCATCAAAGACCGGTTTGGTGATAAGATGTTGAGCCAGCATTTCTACGACTTCATCACGGCTGATACTATCATTCAAATCATCCCGCAATTCTTCTACAAACTCATCAAAGGCTTTTATCTCTTTCGTATTTTCCTTCTTACCAATAATCGTTTTGATTCTTGTAATATGAGTATTGGCAATTCTGGCAATATCATTTGCCCAATCTTCCCAGTGGTGACGATTTCCACATTTCTCAACTACTCTGGCATAGATCGCAATTTCAATTTCACCAATATCAAACTTTAAAGTTTGCTGTTTGTCTTCTTTTGCAGTAGAAACTGAAGACTTTGTTTTCCCCAGATTGTCTTTACCTCTGGCTATATTTTGCTTGTCTGAACTGCTTTTTGTTTTCTTACCTATCTTATCTGTTACCGCAATGACTTCCATCTTGCTTTTATCAGGGCCAACCAGTTCCATTTTGTTGATCATAGCATCAAAACGGTCATCATGAGAACGAAGAGCCTGTAAAACCTGCCAGACGACTTTATAGGTCTTGTTGTCATTAAGAGCCTCATGCGGTTGTACACCAGAAGGAATCACTACAGGCAAAATCACATAACCCTTATTTTTACCGGGTGACTTACGCATAACTCGACCCACCGATTGTACAACATCCACCTGAGAACTACGGGGAGTTAAGAATAAAACAGCATCCAGAGCCGGTACATCCACACCTTCAGAAAGACAGCGGACATTGCTTAGTATACGACATGTGTTGTCATCGCTACTTTCTTTAAGCCATTGAATTCTGGACTCTTTTTCTGTAGCATTCATACTTCCATCCACATGCTCGGCTATACAATTTAAACCATTGGGAAAAGGATCTTTTTCTTTATAGGCTTCTACAACTTCCTGAAACATTCCTGCAATAGTTTTGGAACTGACCTTATGAGTTCTGGCATTTTTATTATATTCAATAACCTGACAGAAGGCGACTGCTCGCTTCATTGGCTCTGCATCATCAAGAAGCTCATCATTTGCTCCCTGTTTATTCAATGCTTTCCAGCAGCCAATGATTTTTGCAGCATCGTCAACTTTTATATTATTGTCTTCATCCGCCAAAAGGGTCTGTAATCTATGGCTGATATGGGCTTCGTCCACAGCAAGAACAATCACTTTATAGTCCACGAGAAGATCCTGACTTACAGCATCAGAAAAAGTTAAGACATAAAGTTGTTTGCCATAAATGCTTTCATCATCCATTGAACAGAGAGTTACATTTTCTCTTTCAGCACTGACTTTAGCAATGTCAGCATAAATTCGAGGAGTGGCTGTCATATATAAGCGTTTGGCAGCTTTGATATATTTTGCATCGTGGATTTTTACAAAATTACTTTCATCCTGATCGGCAAAGGTTGCACCGGTTGTTCTATGGGCTTCATCACAAATAACCAGATCAAACTCACCTAACTTATGCTTCCTCTGAGCTTCATGAATTACATCTATAGAATGATAGGTAGAGAAGACTACACTCATGTGCTCACTGTCATGACGTTTCTTCATTTCAAAAGCCAGTCTGTCG
Encoded proteins:
- a CDS encoding DUF262 domain-containing protein yields the protein MQIDENKYEEPEENPDEKSDYPIDSFLIRQESRSVFEIVRRIKSGQYLTIPDYQRDFVWDQKKQSKLIESTLLRIPLPVFYLAEKIDGTTAIVDGLQRLTTFEQYLNNEFKLIGLEHRPELNGKFFKDLSPIFQNRIEDTNLIIYLIDSKVPPKAQLDIFERVNSGEPLTRQQMRNCIYVGSATQWLREQVKTEVFQKATGQSINPKTMRDREIVNRFAGFYIFGIEKYKGDMDSFLAETLDHLNTLFENPKEQEKLSSIFKISMELNYKVFGQFTFRKRIEGENRKNPINVALFDVFSILFTKIQKDKISGREESLRKIFYQLMENQEFVNTITISTNSTKNITTRFKIVEEAYKEYL
- a CDS encoding TIGR04141 family sporadically distributed protein, whose amino-acid sequence is MSNNYNIYKLKQGCKDDLIEKIESVGMELQQTRENEGYSFEFYYSVTPHSKPLSWYETFVEFFEEDVEIPETKSYFALLLISKIEDENNENIYIVSLGKAHFYINKYIERNFGINVAVRIASEETMVLKKSRYFVGGKRQEITSYNEFSLGNYKPGESIEHLKMKSADIEQWGESNIIFADSIQITSNLNPLGLTELLNNIEEQLENQPTIEIPKLEKVIEEDIINELNNNLLEQILNENLQTIIEEFTVYGVYFCFNYLSSKFQLSYRRQDNRYIREVIEGELTIRHVRDFLNSIDENYDIDKVKLKLFTNESRGFTIPIKEVLDCFMDIDGVNYFLKEGEWLKFNNTFMEYLKRSINNITLEREQNDFNEQNYLQWKQEKERQINAPGYIGDRITYREYYFNGSQVRNGYILMDRELTQIESLLQVRRNYRLEVADLYKDNTIWSVKFFKRDEKEKIIYNIEQSKIALEFIVQDNILDNSYDVKNIGLWFIVDEGHEFNEILEINSIQILLALEFWNQKVIEYGFNPIIKFTKRINI